In the Magnetococcales bacterium genome, one interval contains:
- a CDS encoding FAD-dependent oxidoreductase, whose product MNVTIVGTNFAALAAIDRLRTLDTGRTLDLTVVAPRAEFFYQPSLIWIPTGGRSSRSLHVPLESYFARMGVRFIAARATGARNGGRILDTSAGPIANDALLIASGAEYLKKAPGIERNALLPCHLTDALRVRELLERMRGGTLAFGFAGNPNEPSAVRGGPMFEFMFCIENHLRRIGRRKKFALTFFSPMAEPGKRLGARAVTGLLATMKKKGIATHLGHKIKEFKPDGIETEGGRVASDMTLFIPGMTGQPWLAKTGFPLSPGGFLEAESTGCVKGTQNVYVAGDAGSFPGPDWRAKQAHMARLQATAAAENLFAQLHGKKAVHTFRTELICIVDTENTGIFVSRFPRFGLILPPLYAMHLVKQGLEWWSLRQYR is encoded by the coding sequence GTGAACGTCACCATCGTTGGAACAAATTTTGCCGCGCTCGCGGCCATCGACAGATTGCGTACACTGGACACGGGACGCACGCTGGATCTGACCGTCGTCGCGCCCAGGGCGGAATTTTTCTATCAACCCAGCCTGATCTGGATCCCCACGGGAGGAAGGTCTTCCCGTAGCCTCCATGTCCCACTGGAATCGTATTTCGCACGGATGGGCGTCCGGTTCATCGCCGCCCGGGCCACCGGGGCCCGGAATGGCGGACGCATTCTCGACACATCCGCCGGTCCCATCGCCAATGACGCCCTGCTGATCGCCTCGGGAGCGGAATACCTGAAAAAAGCCCCCGGGATCGAACGCAATGCCCTCCTGCCCTGCCATCTTACCGATGCCCTGCGTGTACGGGAGCTCCTCGAACGGATGCGGGGCGGCACCCTTGCCTTCGGTTTTGCCGGAAATCCCAACGAACCGTCCGCCGTCCGCGGCGGACCGATGTTCGAGTTCATGTTTTGCATCGAAAACCATCTGCGCCGCATCGGACGCAGAAAAAAATTCGCGCTGACCTTCTTCAGTCCGATGGCCGAGCCGGGAAAACGTCTCGGGGCCAGGGCCGTCACGGGACTGCTCGCCACCATGAAAAAAAAGGGCATCGCCACTCATCTGGGGCACAAGATCAAGGAGTTCAAGCCCGATGGCATCGAAACGGAAGGGGGGCGGGTCGCAAGCGACATGACCCTGTTCATTCCCGGCATGACCGGGCAACCCTGGTTGGCCAAGACCGGATTCCCCCTGTCTCCGGGAGGCTTCCTGGAGGCCGAGTCCACGGGATGCGTCAAGGGAACACAAAATGTCTATGTCGCCGGTGATGCCGGCAGTTTTCCCGGTCCCGACTGGCGGGCCAAACAGGCGCACATGGCCCGGTTGCAGGCCACGGCCGCCGCCGAAAACCTTTTTGCCCAACTCCATGGCAAAAAAGCGGTCCACACCTTCCGCACCGAACTGATCTGCATCGTCGATACCGAAAACACCGGTATTTTCGTCTCCAGGTTCCCTCGTTTCGGCCTGATCCTCCCGCCCCTGTACGCCATGCACCTGGTCAAACAGGGACTGGAATGGTGGAGCCTGCGACAGTACCGATAA